In Anopheles arabiensis isolate DONGOLA chromosome 2, AaraD3, whole genome shotgun sequence, the genomic window AGCCCAAAAAGTTTGAAAATGGTGTGATTAATAGTTGCTTCCATGTTGTACTAGCGAAATGATTCTACAGCTAATCCCTTTCGGCGACTATTCACATTCGGATAGTAGCAAATGAGAACAAAACGCTAAAGAAGATTAatattgtgtttttaaatattcattgcAACAAATTAGCAGCACTAACGGCTGTGCGCACGTGCATTCACTACACTTACCTGTGGCGTGTGCATACTGTGAAAGATTGATGTCCTTAACAAAGGGGGCAGGAACATATGTTTTTCACGACGAGGAACCATATTGAGTTGATCCCAACAGcgattatgtgtgtgtgcgagcttGGACATTAATTTTGGAAATCGAATTGCAATAATATGATTAAATATGTGGCGACGGATGCCATCACCTGCAGTTAAAAGGGAATTATTGTACTTTGAATGTAGAATAGCAGACAGCGAGTAGGTTACTACTCACTAAATGGAAAAATTTGAGATCTATCTGAAAGAAATTGATCACATTAAAGCATATAGGTTGATGCACGATTTGATTGCCCAGCTGCTCAACTAACtgtagatttaaaaaaaaaacattgcatgTTAGTAAAACATATCTTATTTAACTTGTTGCATTTACATTACCTCCGACTGGTTAATTTTATGCTGGGAAGTCGTATGCATGGACTCAAATTTGTGCAGATTGTTTATCACGAGCTGTGTCTGAAAACAAGTTACATAGCATACAGtggaatgatttaaaaatatatatataaaaatacaGTACGACTCACCTCTCTCAGTACCATTTCACCAAGATAGGCGGAtgtaaaaaagtataaaaaaactGCGATTATCAGCACAGTTGGTTCTGAAAGATTGGATTTTGcgaatgaaacaaatgaaaaggAATTTGTATGCCAGTGTAGCGATTTCCGTTTTACCTAGCAAATGAGTGAAGGTAAACCCGTGACGTTTGAACTCGATCGAGCAAATGTAGAATAGCTGAAAACTTTTTGCAGTGAGCACGTAGAAAAACATTcctaacgtgtaaaatgtatTGTTACCACGTGGTGAAGATGACATACTAGAAGCACTCACCAAAAATGGATACATTCGATAGACCACATTCATCATTGAGACGGTTACAAGCCCTAAAACACTGCCACTGAACAATGGCCAACGTCTGGAGATCTCTGCAAAATCGCAAACTAACATTCCCTTTATCGCTATTATTCGATCGCTTATTCTGCCGCTTGAAAGATGCTATCATCTTTCCCAGATGCACCACCATGCACCGGATTCGTTGCCATATTTGATAACACAGTACGAGAAACATTCCATCCATGAGAAATATCACAAACATTCCGTACGCCTTAAAGGCAAAGATCAACGTATTTGCTTGATTGATGCGTAATGCGATTGCCAACAGATAGGCTAGCGATATGACGATTGCGCCAAGGGCAGCAACGAGCCAGTTTCTTGAAAGGTTGTGGGTAGGCTCACCACCTACGTTTAGCGTGTAGAGATGCGCGTCGATATCGTCAAGACACTGGAAAATGGAAACGCGTGATTTGGTCAAATGCTTTATCACTGCGGAGGATTGAATCGCCAGTACGGTTGTTGCAATCCCTAGCAACATTAGCAGATCGATAACACTCAAAACAAGATCGCGCGAGTATAGCATGCGATGTAAATCAAACAGGCAAAGGGTAAAAAATGCAACACTGGTCCCGATGACCGTTGTAGTGTAGATGCACATCTGGAGCGGTGTTAAGCGATGATCGTCCTTTGCTATCGGTCCACCGAACAGATTATGAAGGAAAATTACAGTATTTTCAACTTTCATGTTTGTGCTTCAATTAAGACTGCAGAATGCTGTATCCGACGTGGGGTCTTTTTATGCTACTTTTATACCGACCGTTTGATTAATGTGATCACATATTTCATAATGAGCGCACACACCACCTCGCATGCGGGCGCACAAACCAATGAGCTTAGGGGAACAGTGAAAGATTGAACTTGATTTcttttgtgaataatttaatGTAGCATTATTTGATCACTGTATTGTGCTGAGCACATTTTTAACAATTGGTATTAATTGTTTTCTCGACgcttttaaattatgttgCTGATAAAACGTGCCATTCTCCGAACATGGTATTTCTTCGAGCTCAAAATTCATTTCCTGGCATGCGTGCAATGCTGCAATAATCTGAGGAATGTTGTAAATTAGTAAAGTCTGCCCCGGCAGCCAAACTATCCACTGTTTGCGAAACTCACCTTCTTCGCTAACGGTGTGCCATCGATCGGAATGACACCAACATCGCGACGCACGCTGCCATCAGGGTGTACTTTCATTCCGAGCAAAATCACAACATTGCTTTCAGTGCTGGTGGCAAACCTGTTCAGATACTCTTTCCATTCCGGCAGTTTTATGTACTCCTGAACTGCCATCGGGAAACCGGGTACCGACACGGTACGATCATTTTGCGATATTATTTTCAAATCTTTCAACAGCAACTGATAAGCGTTCAGCTCCGACACGTCGCTACGGGCATCGACCAAGGACTTGAACAGTTGCTCTCGATGCAGTGAGCGAACTTGTTCCGTAATCTGCAGTTGCGACTCTATTCTTTCTGCCATATTGTAATCGAGGGGTTTTGCTTTGTCGGCTTCTTTGGAGAAGTTTACAGTATCTAGAACGATAGCAGCTGTGGAATAAAGGCAACACACGCGAATATTATTACGGTGAAAGCGAGATGAAATGTTTACGCTTCATGCTTACCATACAATAACCCCAATGCAACGTTATATCCTTCTCGCTCTTCGGGCGAGATTCCATCGCTAAACAGTTGACGACAGACGAGGGTCGCGCAAGAACCAACGAGCtcaattgttttaaaagcaTTTGGATTGAACCGTGCAGCAGCTTCCACGGGACGATGATCAACGATTCCCACTATGTTTTGATTTAGGCTCGAAACATGATGATCTACGAGCACTACGTTCAAGGCTTGTTCCGTCGGCCAATCGATGTCATCACGACAAATCAGCTCATCCAGCGCAATTCCCTGTCGTTTGAGGAAGAATGTTACCTCAGTTTTCAGTGGCAGCTCGGCGCGCGTTACATTCAGCACGGGATAAACTATTGTATCGGGCTTGTACCAAGGGCTCAACAACTTCGGTGAGTGTTGCAGATGAAATGCAAAGGTAATTGCACTCACTGCCGAATCTAGATCACAGCTTTCGTTACCGATAACAGCGATTTTATTTATctgaaaataacaaaacatgatAACTGCGGGCCGCAAAACGTTGCGGGCTTCCAAGGAGCAAATCTACTTACGGAACTTTTCAGAACACTCCGGCATCGTTGTAAATATGCGTTCATATTGTGGGGCGTGTTATTTCCAAAGCTATGATA contains:
- the LOC120898797 gene encoding uncharacterized protein LOC120898797 isoform X2, with product MKVENTVIFLHNLFGGPIAKDDHRLTPLQMCIYTTTVIGTSVAFFTLCLFDLHRMLYSRDLVLSVIDLLMLLGIATTVLAIQSSAVIKHLTKSRVSIFQCLDDIDAHLYTLNVGGEPTHNLSRNWLVAALGAIVISLAYLLAIALRINQANTLIFAFKAYGMFVIFLMDGMFLVLCYQIWQRIRCMVVHLGKMIASFKRQNKRSNNSDKGNVSLRFCRDLQTLAIVQWQCFRACNRLNDECGLSNVSIFGMFFYVLTAKSFQLFYICSIEFKRHGFTFTHLLEPTVLIIAVFLYFFTSAYLGEMVLRETQLVINNLHKFESMHTTSQHKINQSELVEQLGNQIVHQPICFNVINFFQIDLKFFHLLAHTHNRCWDQLNMVPRREKHMFLPPLLRTSIFHSMHTPQSPKGISCRIISLVQHGSNY
- the LOC120898798 gene encoding exopolyphosphatase PRUNE1 → MNAYLQRCRSVLKSSINKIAVIGNESCDLDSAVSAITFAFHLQHSPKLLSPWYKPDTIVYPVLNVTRAELPLKTEVTFFLKRQGIALDELICRDDIDWPTEQALNVVLVDHHVSSLNQNIVGIVDHRPVEAAARFNPNAFKTIELVGSCATLVCRQLFSDGISPEEREGYNVALGLLYAAIVLDTVNFSKEADKAKPLDYNMAERIESQLQITEQVRSLHREQLFKSLVDARSDVSELNAYQLLLKDLKIISQNDRTVSVPGFPMAVQEYIKLPEWKEYLNRFATSTESNVVILLGMKVHPDGSVRRDVGVIPIDGTPLAKKIIAALHACQEMNFELEEIPCSENGTFYQQHNLKASRKQLIPIVKNVLSTIQ
- the LOC120898797 gene encoding uncharacterized protein LOC120898797 isoform X1 produces the protein MKVENTVIFLHNLFGGPIAKDDHRLTPLQMCIYTTTVIGTSVAFFTLCLFDLHRMLYSRDLVLSVIDLLMLLGIATTVLAIQSSAVIKHLTKSRVSIFQCLDDIDAHLYTLNVGGEPTHNLSRNWLVAALGAIVISLAYLLAIALRINQANTLIFAFKAYGMFVIFLMDGMFLVLCYQIWQRIRCMVVHLGKMIASFKRQNKRSNNSDKGNVSLRFCRDLQTLAIVQWQCFRACNRLNDECGLSNVSIFGMFFYVLTAKSFQLFYICSIEFKRHGFTFTHLLEPTVLIIAVFLYFFTSAYLGEMVLRETQLVINNLHKFESMHTTSQHKINQSELVEQLGNQIVHQPICFNVINFFQIDLKFFHLLAHTHNRCWDQLNMVPRREKHMFLPPLLRTSIFHSMHTPQRFVLICYYPNVNSRRKGLAVESFR
- the LOC120898797 gene encoding uncharacterized protein LOC120898797 isoform X3, coding for MKVENTVIFLHNLFGGPIAKDDHRLTPLQMCIYTTTVIGTSVAFFTLCLFDLHRMLYSRDLVLSVIDLLMLLGIATTVLAIQSSAVIKHLTKSRVSIFQCLDDIDAHLYTLNVGGEPTHNLSRNWLVAALGAIVISLAYLLAIALRINQANTLIFAFKAYGMFVIFLMDGMFLVLCYQIWQRIRCMVVHLGKMIASFKRQNKRSNNSDKGNVSLRFCRDLQTLAIVQWQCFRACNRLNDECGLSNVSIFGMFFYVLTAKSFQLFYICSIEFKRHGFTFTHLLEPTVLIIAVFLYFFTSAYLGEMVLRETQLVINNLHKFESMHTTSQHKINQSELVEQLGNQIVHQPICFNVINFFQIDLKFFHLVMASVATYLIILLQFDFQN